From the genome of Desulfobotulus pelophilus:
CTTGTTTTTGATGGATCAGGCAGAAACAGGAACGCTTCCCCCTGTAAAATGGGGATAAGGTGGAACAGGAACGGTGTACAAGGCCCCTGCGCATTTCTGTGAGAGGGATAGTGCAGAGAGGATCACTCTTGCACTACCCTACTCGATTAAACAACAGGGTCTACATTTTTGCCACAGTGCTTGCATGTATTGGCTCTGCGCTTGATGATTTCCAGACAGAACGGACATTCTCTGGTAAAGCAGCGTTTGTGAATTTTTGCGATGGCTTCACCGATCGCTTCTTTCATTTTTTCATTGTAGGGAGGGATATTGCGCATGGGTTCAACGGCTTCATGGGTGTCGCAGATGTCACCAAGTATTTCCACCGCCTTCATGCGGACACGTACGGGCTCGTTATGGTCAGAAAGCATGGATAATATTTTAAGAAAGTCTTGGTTGACATAACAGTCTGCAAGTATGGAAAAACCTGTTTTAATGGCTTCTTTCAATTGTTCCTGTTCATTCAGAGATTCTTTTGTGACAAGACCTTCCGTTCCACCCTCCATCCCGAAAACTGTCATCAGCTCAAAGTTGTCTTCAAAAGGATAGCGGAGGCAGCGATAGGATGACTTGTGTCCGTAGTTGGTTTCAATGGACGCCCATCCTTCCCTAAACACAGGGCAGTTATCATTGAAGCAGACATATAC
Proteins encoded in this window:
- a CDS encoding zinc ribbon domain-containing protein; the protein is METKEEFLSQMLAQAKPICPHCQKEMDIWEVPPYTFSDGLGWGSPFVYVCFNDNCPVFREGWASIETNYGHKSSYRCLRYPFEDNFELMTVFGMEGGTEGLVTKESLNEQEQLKEAIKTGFSILADCYVNQDFLKILSMLSDHNEPVRVRMKAVEILGDICDTHEAVEPMRNIPPYNEKMKEAIGEAIAKIHKRCFTRECPFCLEIIKRRANTCKHCGKNVDPVV